The proteins below come from a single Corylus avellana chromosome ca3, CavTom2PMs-1.0 genomic window:
- the LOC132175026 gene encoding uncharacterized protein LOC132175026 — protein MHRSSSAPRVSEEFFSLPSSQSSSDADQLLPTCDPLSHVAKKERSRLRSAESAVHAIPLVLLLCAIILWFFSTPELRA, from the exons ATGCACAGGTCGTCAAGCGCTCCCAGAGTCTCCGAGGAGTTCTTCTCGCTACCTTCATCGCAGTCTTCCTCAGACGCCGACCAACTACTTCCCACATGCGATCCCCTCTCCCACGTCGCCAAGAAAGAACGGTCCCGTCTCAGATCCGCCGAGTCCGCCGTCCACGCCATCCCTCTCGTTCTCCTGCTCTGCGCCATCATCCTCTGGTTCTTCTCCACCCCTG AATTGAGGGCTTGA
- the LOC132174840 gene encoding RGG repeats nuclear RNA binding protein A-like translates to MATMNPFDLLGDDDNEDPSLLIAAQQQKLASPKKSQAPVQPAAQPAKPAKLPSKPLPPAQAVRETKSEVGRGGGRGGGRGYARGQGGGFSRDSVNKENNFGNNNGFSGGYRPTEEGDAGKTFERRGSGGPRSAFRGGPRGGFSNGEDAEGERPRRIYERRSGTGRGNEIKREGSGRGNWGTPDDEVAPDTEEPVTENDKNVVAEKQLGEENAGHDNKENPVNESEEKEPEDKEMTLEEYEKVREEKRKALLALKAEERKVDLDKDLASMQQLSSKKGNDDIFIKLGSEKDKRKDADKEEKAKKSVSINEFLKPAEGERYYSPGGRGRGRGRGSGSRGGFGGSSRSNVGAGAPAIEDQRQFPSLGGK, encoded by the exons ATGGCAACCATGAACCCTTTCGATCTCTTGGGTGACGACGACAACGAAGACCCGAGTCTGCTCATTGCCGCTCAGCAGCAGAAGCTGGCGTCGCCGAAGAAATCCCAAGCTCCGGTTCAACCCGCTGCTCAGCCGGCTAAGCCAGCGAAGCTTCCCTCCAAGCCTCTTCCTCCGGCTCAAGCTG tGAGGGAGACAAAGAGTGAAGTGGGGCGTGGAGGGGGCCGTGGTGGTGGACGTGGGTATGCACGTGGACAAGGTGGTGGATTTTCTCGGGATTCAGTTAACAAGGAGAATAACTTTGGCAACAACAATGGATTCTCTGGAGGGTACAGACCAACTGAAGAGGGAGATGCGGGGAAGACCTTTGAGAGGCGTGGCTCAGGTGGGCCACGCAGTGCCTTCCGTGGTGGTCCTCGTGGCGGTTTTAGCAATGGAGAGGATGCTGAAGGAGAACGTCCACGAAGGATATATGAGCGCCGCAGTGGGACTGGACGTGg TAATGAGATTAAACGTGAAGGATCTGGTCGTGGTAACTGGGGAACTCCAGATGATGAAGTTGCTCC GGACACTGAGGAGCCTGTAACTGAAAATGATAAGAATGTTGTTGCTGAGAAACAATTGGGAGAGGAAAATGCTGGTCATGATAACAAAGAGAATCCTGTTAATGAGTCTGAAGAGAAGGAGCCCGAGGATAAG GAGATGACTTTAGAAGAGTATGAGAAGGTACgtgaagagaagagaaaggcTTTGCTTGCATTGAAGGCTGAGGAAAGGAAGGTTGATTTGGACAAAGACTTAGCGTCCATGCAGCAGCTTTCAAGTAAGAAGGGAAATGATGACATCTTTATCAAACTG GGTTCTGAGAAGGACAAACGTAAAGATGCTGACAAAGAAGAGAAAGCAAAGAAG TCTGTGAGCATAAATGAGTTTCTAAAGCCTGCTGAAGGGGAGAGGTACTATAGTCCTGGTGGTCGGGGTCGAGGCCGTGGCCGTGGCAGTGGTTCAAGAGGTGGATTTGGTGGAAGTAGCAGGAGCAATGTTGGAGCCGGAGCCCCTGCGATTGAAGATCAGCGCCAGTTCCCCTCCTTGGGTGGCAAATGA
- the LOC132175025 gene encoding monooxygenase 2: MAAISSNLLYLNTHRSPPFSQNQSWFQSSTRIKPITVANIKAQASSRKEDIVIVGAGIAGLSTALALHRLGIGSKVLEQAVSLRTGGTSLTLFKNGWRVLDTIGVGNDLRRQFLEIQGMVIKSEDGRELRSFRFKDEDESQEVRAVERRILLETLLNQLPPDTVHFSSKLANIERSENGEFLLELADGARLYAKIVIGCDGIRSPIAKWMGFSESRYSGHCAFRGLASYLEGQPFEPKVNYIYGRGLRAGYVPVSPTKVYWFICFNCSSPGPKITDAIVLKKQAKELVSNWPSDLLNIIDRSPDETISRTPLVDRWLWPAITPAASNGGVVVVGDAWHPMTPNLGQGACCALEDAVVLARKLANAINSEPASIETALSSYEAERWPRVFALTIRANVVGSALQWENQLVCSVRNNVVIPKLVRLGPLLEHTNFECEPL; this comes from the exons ATGGCTGCGATCTCTTCCAATCTTCTGTACCTGAACACTCATCGGTCACCGCCTTTCTCACAGAACCAATCTTGGTTTCAATCTTCAACCCGAATTAAACCCATCACTGTAGCAAACATCAAAGCTCAGGCTTCTTCACGAAAGGAGGATATTGTCATCGTCGGCGCGGGGATAGCCGGCCTTTCAACTGCACTTGCCCTTCACCG GCTCGGAATTGGATCAAAGGTGCTTGAGCAAGCAGTCTCTCTTCGGACTGGTGGAACTTCACTCACCCTTTTCAAGAATGGGTGGCGGGTGTTGGATACAATAGGAGTAGGAAACGATCTCAGAAGACAGTTTCTTGAAATccaagg GATGGTTATAAAGTCAGAAGATGGGAGGGAGCTGCGCTCCTTCAGATTCAAAGATGAAGATGAAAG CCAAGAGGTCCGTGCTGTGGAAAGGAGGATACTTTTGGAGACTCTTCTGAATCAACTGCCACCAGATACGGTTCATTTTTCTTCGAAGCTGGCCAACATTGAGCGTAGTGAAAATGGTGAATTTTTGTTGGAACTTGCGGACGGGGCTCGATTATATGCAAAg ATTGTAATTGGCTGCGACGGGATCCGCTCTCCGATAGCAAAGTGGATGGGGTTCTCTGAATCGAGGTACTCTGGCCATTGTGCTTTCCGTGGGCTTGCAAGTTATCTTGAAGGGCAGCCGTTTGAACCAAAAGTGAATTACATATATGGTAGAGGCTTGCGTGCTGGATATGTTCCTGTTTCTCCCACAAAAGTATACTGGTTCATCTGCTTCAACTGCTCATCCCCAG GTCCAAAAATTACCGACGCAATTGTGTTGAAGAAGCAAGCTAAGGAGCTAGTCAGTAACTGGCCTTCGGACTTGTTGAACATCATAGATCGTAGCCCTGATGAAACAATCAGTAGAACACCGCTTGTCGACCGTTGGTTGTGGCCGGCCATCACCCCTGCGGCTTCGAATGGCGGAGTTGTTGTAGTCGGAGACGCATGGCACCCAATGACTCCCAATCTTGGGCAGGGTGCTTGCTGTGCATTAGAGGATGCAGTAGTTCTGGCAAGAAAGCTTGCCAATGCAATCAATTCTGAGCCAGCCTCTATAGAAACTGCTCTTAGTTCGTATGAAGCCGAAAGATGGCCCCGTGTGTTTGCACTAACCATACGAGCAAATGTTGTGGGATCGGCTCTGCAGTGGGAAAACCAGCTTGTGTGTTCTGTTAGGAACAATGTTGTCATCCCTAAGCTGGTTAGGCTTGGACCCTTGTTGGAGCATACTAATTTTGAATGTGAGCCCCTATAG
- the LOC132175027 gene encoding GTP-binding protein YPTM2 yields the protein MNPEYDYLFKLLLIGDSGVGKSCLLLRFADDSYLDSYISTIGVDFKIRTVEQDGKTIKLQIWDTAGQERFRTITSSYYRGAHGIIVVYDVTDQESFNNVKQWLNEIDRYASENVNKLLVGNKSDLTANKVVSYETAKAFADEIGIPFMETSAKSSTNVEQAFMAMAAEIKNRMASQPMSNARPPTVQIRGQPVNQKSGCCSS from the exons ATGAATCCCGAATA CGACTATTTGTTTAAGCTTTTGCTTATTGGAGATTCTGGTGTTGGCAAATCTTGTCTGCTTCTGAGGTTTGCT GATGATTCATATCTGGATAGCTACATAAGCACTATTGGAGTTGACTTT AAAATTCGCACCGTGGAACAGGATGGGAAGACCAttaaactccaaatt TGGGACACTGCTGGGCAAGAACGTTTTAGGACAATCACTAGCAGCTACTACCGTGGGGCTCATGGGATTATT GTTGTTTATGATGTCACAGATCAGGAGAGCTTTAACAATGTTAAGCAATGGTTGAACGAAATTGACCGCTATGCAAGTGAAAATGTGAACAAGCTTCTAGTTGGCAACAAGAGTGACCTCACGGCAAATAAAGTTGTGTCCTATGAGACAGCCAAG GCATTTGCGGATGAAATTGGTATCCCTTTTATGGAAACAAGTGCGAAAAGTTCGACTAATGTGGAACAGGCTTTCATGGCCATGGCTGCCGAAATCAAGAACAG GATGGCAAGCCAACCCATGAGCAATGCTAGGCCTCCGACAGTGCAGATTAGGGGACAGCCTGTGAACCAGAAGTCTGGCTGCTGCTCTTCTTAA